A window from Canis aureus isolate CA01 chromosome 23, VMU_Caureus_v.1.0, whole genome shotgun sequence encodes these proteins:
- the LOC144294616 gene encoding uncharacterized protein LOC144294616 isoform X1 — protein MTSNCPQLPVHNKAVFPWFPPPPIPLPPSTPIDDLNANTSGMVLLSVLGYRRKWVTQTIRYCDLSPHWLLRAPGPPPRPRSAGIRAAAGAGRQQSHCSAQGSLPHPRCHRLTSDANTATAATACAPSHRLPADRGVMGFWKLSPFLAIGLLVMYQAGILQAAPFRSALENPLESATLTEDEICVLLTAVVKDYVQMKARELQQEQETEGSSLTAQKSSCKDGPCVTNRLEGWLARAERMVKNTFMPTDVDPEAFGHQHKELAA, from the exons ATGACATCAAACTGCCCTCAACTTCCTGTTCATAATAAGGCTGTTTTTCCttggttccccccaccccctatccctctccctccctccacccccatcgaTGACCTTAATGCAAATACAAGTGGGATGGTCCTGCTGAGTGTTCTAGGTTATAGACGCAAATGGGTGACACAAACCATCAGGTACTGCGATCTGTCTCCTCATTGGTTGCTCAGAGCTCCTGGACCCCCGCCCAGACCCAGATCGGCGGGAATAAGAGCAGCTGCTGGTGCTGGGAGGCAGCAGAGCCACTGCTCAGCTCAAGGGTCCCTGCCACATCCACGGTGCCATCGCCTGACATCGGACGCCAACACTGCCACAGCTGCCACTGCCTGTGCTCCGAGCCACCGGCTGCCTGCAGACAG AGGCGTCATGGGATTCTGGAAGTTGTCCCCGTTTCTGGCCATTGGTCTCCTGGTCATGTATCAAGCAGGCATCCTACAGGCTGCACCATTCAG GTCTGCCTTGGAGAACCCACTGGAATCTGCTACGCTCACTGAGGACGAAATATGCGTCCTACTGACTGCAGTGGTGAAGGACTATGTGCAGATGAAGGCTCGTGAgctgcagcaggagcaggagactGAGggctccag CCTCACTGCCCAGAAGAGCTCCTGCAAGGATGGCCCCTGTGTGACCAACCGTCTGGAAGGCTGGCTGGCCAGAGCTGAGCGCATGGTGAAAAACACCTTCATGCCCACTGATGTGGACCCTGAAGCCTTCGGGCACCAGCACAAGGAGCTTGCAGCCTGA
- the LOC144294616 gene encoding calcitonin receptor-stimulating peptide 2 isoform X2, whose protein sequence is MGFWKLSPFLAIGLLVMYQAGILQAAPFRSALENPLESATLTEDEICVLLTAVVKDYVQMKARELQQEQETEGSSLTAQKSSCKDGPCVTNRLEGWLARAERMVKNTFMPTDVDPEAFGHQHKELAA, encoded by the exons ATGGGATTCTGGAAGTTGTCCCCGTTTCTGGCCATTGGTCTCCTGGTCATGTATCAAGCAGGCATCCTACAGGCTGCACCATTCAG GTCTGCCTTGGAGAACCCACTGGAATCTGCTACGCTCACTGAGGACGAAATATGCGTCCTACTGACTGCAGTGGTGAAGGACTATGTGCAGATGAAGGCTCGTGAgctgcagcaggagcaggagactGAGggctccag CCTCACTGCCCAGAAGAGCTCCTGCAAGGATGGCCCCTGTGTGACCAACCGTCTGGAAGGCTGGCTGGCCAGAGCTGAGCGCATGGTGAAAAACACCTTCATGCCCACTGATGTGGACCCTGAAGCCTTCGGGCACCAGCACAAGGAGCTTGCAGCCTGA